From Plasmodium cynomolgi strain B DNA, scaffold: 0626, whole genome shotgun sequence, one genomic window encodes:
- a CDS encoding CYIR protein (putative;~vir-type antigen), producing the protein MSTALIGTTDALIPLFGGLYKVKENKFNLHRQLINSKKGKLTHYHRNNYDEMRKIILMYQENELISFKKGRYNIKYHSA; encoded by the exons ATGTCAACAGCACTTATAGGAACAACGGATGCATTAATTCCCTTGTTTGGGggattatataaggttaaagAAAATA agTTTAACCTACATAGACAATTGATTAAttctaaaaaaggaaaattaactCATTATCatagaaataattatgacgaaatgagaaaaataatattaatgtatCAGGAAAATGAACTTATAAGTTTTAAGAAAGGAAGGTACAATATTAAATATCATTCTGCATGA